The following proteins are co-located in the Aquarana catesbeiana isolate 2022-GZ linkage group LG02, ASM4218655v1, whole genome shotgun sequence genome:
- the LOC141128689 gene encoding uncharacterized protein, with protein sequence MAEEQESSTSATCSVIQSEGETQEEEAEAATPTSAEAEQEMEETCPVEAAGDVEEQPDAADPGSEVFILHLHPVDKGLYLPASGWADCPSSPAVSTEHVLLHPSSLSPHLDTPIVASSPVRPGVDSPPAPGPVHIPPPEPHVNDYLWHIVEVQERQYALTRRLCHSLALHNRRQLHHYVALERYQHSLRRQLEATRYLGDQMTSINMSLQRLVTRLGENIFL encoded by the exons gtgtcatccagtcagagggggagactcaggaggaggaggctgaggcagcaacgcccacgt ctgctgaggctgagcaggagatggaggagacctgccctgtagaggctgctggtgATGTGGAAGAAcagccagacgcggcagatccaggga gtgaagtcttcatccttcacCTCCACCCGGTGGACAAAGGCCTGTACCTGCCCGCCTCTGGTTGGGCTGACTGTCCCTCCTCCCCAGCTGTTTCTACAGAgcatgttctcctccacccttcatcaCTATCTCCCCACCTGGACACACCCATTGTTGCCTCCTCCCCAGTGCGTCCTGGTGTGGATTCTCCACCCGCTCCAGGACCAGTACACATcccccctccagagccacatgtgaatgATTATCTATGgcacattgtggaggtccaagagagacaatatgCCTTAACCAGGAGGCTATGTCACTCTTTGGCCCTCCATAATCGCCGGCAGCTCCatcactatgtggctctggagaggtaccaacATAGCCTTAGGAGGCAACTGGAGGCTActcggtaccttggtgaccagatgACTAgcattaatatgtccctacagcgactggtcaccaggttgggggagaatatatttttataa